Proteins encoded within one genomic window of Phototrophicus methaneseepsis:
- a CDS encoding transposase, with protein MSRRIAKEIKEEILSKVQSGERVADLAKQYGVSTKSIYGWLRQDSGETVISVLEYNKLKRENEELKRLIGELTLNMHQQKKSK; from the coding sequence ATGAGCCGACGAATTGCCAAAGAAATCAAGGAAGAAATCCTGAGTAAGGTACAGTCAGGCGAACGTGTAGCCGATCTGGCCAAGCAGTATGGGGTCAGTACCAAATCAATCTACGGATGGCTGCGTCAAGACAGTGGCGAAACCGTTATTTCAGTGCTGGAATACAACAAACTCAAACGCGAGAACGAAGAACTGAAGCGGCTCATCGGCGAGTTGACGCTGAATATGCATCAGCAAAAAAAGTCGAAATAG
- a CDS encoding PKD domain-containing protein, producing the protein MISIDYNTDGSESVILGGSESNDEDGNITSYIWTQDNQIIAEGINPEVTLPIGIHTIHLTVMDDDGLTDMDTVVISVEKLEDLVLESQCSPRPQTVRLWQVSNTNDTAIDFTWEIGN; encoded by the coding sequence ATGATAAGTATTGATTACAATACAGATGGTAGTGAAAGCGTAATTCTTGGTGGTTCAGAAAGTAACGATGAAGATGGTAATATAACAAGTTACATTTGGACTCAAGACAATCAAATAATTGCTGAAGGGATTAATCCAGAAGTCACACTGCCCATTGGCATACACACAATTCACCTTACTGTCATGGATGACGATGGCTTGACAGATATGGATACGGTTGTTATCTCTGTTGAGAAACTGGAAGACCTCGTTTTAGAGTCTCAGTGCTCACCAAGACCTCAAACAGTACGACTCTGGCAAGTCAGCAACACGAATGATACGGCTATCGACTTCACCTGGGAAATAGGAAACTAA
- a CDS encoding WD40 repeat domain-containing protein has translation MAKTTITHEKNLFMRPCPKQIRFSGYLRLFLFMFVVFTSTQFKVNGQTGIKIGVVADIAYSPDGSKIAIAAGSPICSDNSEHFIKIIDSESQIELQSLQGHTCPILSVAWSPDGTKLASTGQDNKILIWDIATGQSILVMTHANSFGQFSLDWSPDGTRLVSLIEGGRRVDVWDMSTEQYLSYLEGHEDSVNDIEWSPSGNQLASGSSDRTIRIWDFATRTTIMSLSEHTASVIAVGWSPDGSKIASGGADNTLRIWDASTGQPLTVFSSSTPIMALSWSNDSSRVASANGDGNIQVIHLLPEPTIDTLQTGLGPLLDVEWNPQNSDEFAYFGRDTGRDSGAQGVLFDQLSIPVANASQDQTITDTDNDGSELVSLEGSSSSDSDGTIVDYVWTEDDVEIATGVSPQVELAVGIHSIVLTVTDNDGLTDTDTVTTTVFE, from the coding sequence ATGGCAAAAACAACGATTACCCACGAGAAAAATCTGTTCATGAGGCCCTGCCCAAAGCAAATACGATTTTCAGGTTATCTCCGCTTGTTTCTCTTTATGTTTGTCGTATTTACATCTACTCAGTTCAAAGTGAATGGGCAGACGGGCATAAAGATTGGCGTGGTTGCAGATATTGCCTATAGCCCTGATGGAAGCAAAATTGCTATCGCTGCTGGATCCCCAATCTGCAGTGACAATTCAGAACATTTCATCAAAATCATTGACTCAGAATCACAAATTGAGCTTCAAAGCCTACAAGGTCATACTTGTCCTATTCTATCCGTAGCCTGGAGCCCTGATGGCACAAAATTAGCCAGTACGGGCCAGGACAATAAAATTCTCATTTGGGATATTGCTACAGGGCAATCGATATTGGTTATGACACATGCTAATTCTTTTGGTCAGTTTTCACTCGATTGGAGCCCAGATGGAACCAGATTAGTAAGTCTAATTGAAGGTGGGCGTAGAGTTGATGTGTGGGATATGTCAACTGAACAATATCTTTCATATCTTGAAGGACATGAAGATTCCGTTAACGATATAGAGTGGAGTCCAAGTGGGAATCAATTAGCAAGTGGTTCATCCGATAGAACAATTCGAATCTGGGATTTTGCGACGCGTACAACAATTATGTCTCTCAGTGAGCATACAGCATCTGTAATTGCAGTTGGATGGAGCCCAGATGGTAGTAAAATCGCGAGTGGTGGTGCTGACAACACACTTCGAATATGGGATGCTTCGACTGGGCAACCTTTAACTGTATTTAGTAGCTCTACTCCAATTATGGCACTTAGCTGGAGCAATGATAGTAGTAGAGTAGCTAGTGCTAATGGCGATGGCAATATTCAAGTTATACACCTTCTCCCAGAACCAACAATCGACACACTACAAACAGGTTTAGGACCATTACTAGATGTTGAGTGGAATCCACAGAATAGTGATGAATTTGCCTATTTTGGTAGAGATACAGGTAGAGACAGTGGAGCACAGGGAGTTTTATTTGATCAACTTAGTATTCCTGTCGCTAACGCTAGCCAGGACCAAACGATAACAGATACAGATAATGACGGTTCAGAATTGGTTTCTCTTGAAGGCTCTAGTAGCAGTGATTCTGATGGCACTATCGTCGATTACGTCTGGACTGAAGATGATGTAGAGATTGCCACAGGCGTTAGCCCACAAGTTGAGCTTGCTGTTGGAATCCATAGCATCGTGCTGACTGTAACAGACAATGATGGTTTGACAGATACCGACACAGTTACAACCACGGTTTTTGAATGA
- a CDS encoding IS3 family transposase, with protein MKSVCADALGINRKNIYRQLRQAAKDRILKEQIEAVHREHPAYGHRRIALHLGINHKRTQRVMAKFKLKPPRRRAKRYSTVSTSHHSYNNLLKDQTVTRPHQVWCSDLSRIVYRGTLWYIATIEDLFTRQIIAQRMGKRHDSHLVLATLQQALATGCQPQLFHSDQGNEFMAQRCTDYLEQRGIQVSVSDVASPWQNGCMESFFGRFKHELGDLDRFDSPGEMIEAIYHHIHYYNHHRIHTALKMPPATFAAKTFSDNGLHVWGT; from the coding sequence CTGAAATCAGTCTGTGCTGACGCACTGGGCATCAACCGCAAGAACATCTATCGGCAGCTCAGGCAAGCTGCCAAAGACCGCATTCTTAAAGAACAGATCGAGGCGGTGCATCGTGAGCATCCCGCTTACGGCCATCGCCGAATAGCACTGCATCTGGGTATCAATCACAAACGCACGCAGCGGGTGATGGCCAAATTCAAGCTGAAACCGCCCAGACGCCGAGCCAAACGCTATAGCACCGTCTCAACATCCCATCACAGCTATAACAATCTGCTGAAAGACCAGACTGTGACGCGTCCACATCAGGTGTGGTGCAGCGATCTGAGCCGCATCGTGTATCGCGGCACCCTCTGGTATATCGCCACCATCGAAGACCTCTTCACTCGCCAGATCATCGCTCAGCGCATGGGTAAACGGCATGACAGCCATCTGGTTTTAGCCACGCTGCAACAGGCCTTGGCGACCGGATGCCAGCCGCAACTCTTCCATTCAGATCAGGGCAATGAATTTATGGCTCAGCGTTGTACCGACTATCTGGAGCAGCGGGGGATTCAGGTTTCGGTCAGCGATGTCGCCTCACCCTGGCAGAACGGTTGCATGGAATCCTTCTTCGGACGCTTTAAGCACGAGCTGGGTGATCTCGACCGTTTTGATTCACCTGGCGAGATGATCGAGGCCATTTACCACCATATCCACTACTACAATCATCACCGAATTCACACGGCTCTCAAGATGCCACCGGCTACTTTTGCCGCCAAAACTTTCTCAGACAACGGTCTTCATGTTTGGGGTACTTGA
- a CDS encoding WD40 repeat domain-containing protein, producing the protein MNLYRGLSFVIVLIGLLSLNNIANAQYPPVNIIDFAEVQSLAWSPDGNYLVTGNLGGLVLWDGNALTLIKRIPLQSDFDPVVAPHVRSIAWSPDSDQLAVRLSYELGSHLQIIDIPSGNVFISGIDSGRSDGLDWSPDGSRLAVIFQRGLNEAIEIRFLDATTGQQLSSVDVASFGSLGRVSWSPDGSLIAANYAGRTETYLFVWDGNTGELYQQISTDGNIRDFDWNPSSTQIATSVVSTQNRDDRTLQLWDVSTGALANEYHLDLIGDIDWHPSENLIAAVRNVSETGAITIDMSTGEIVTESQGRLFPLDWKPDGSGFVTIDRSVPLFTTSGGITLPQHAITLGFGTYNNSSGAYPQDMLPGEQNIIVNLADIEQLEDTYLVVYTNPRNIVESMSITLNGETFIANEMPYSIPLPGVGSYTISATPYLEDNAQGEAGTPLTITFEIINTSQSAPTANAGTDQTTTAELSGSALVTLDGSDSSDSDGTIVDYVWTEDEVDLANRYLRRARIPDLGQ; encoded by the coding sequence ATGAATTTATATCGAGGTTTATCCTTTGTCATCGTTCTTATAGGCCTACTCTCCCTAAACAATATAGCAAATGCACAGTACCCTCCAGTTAACATCATTGACTTTGCAGAGGTGCAGTCCCTTGCCTGGAGCCCTGATGGGAATTATCTGGTTACAGGCAATCTGGGTGGACTTGTTCTCTGGGATGGAAACGCCCTGACTCTGATTAAGCGCATCCCGCTCCAGAGTGATTTTGACCCGGTAGTCGCGCCGCATGTTCGTTCAATCGCCTGGAGTCCAGATAGCGATCAACTAGCAGTTCGCCTCAGTTATGAACTTGGCAGCCACTTACAAATCATTGATATACCGAGTGGAAATGTATTCATCAGTGGCATCGACAGTGGCAGATCTGATGGTTTGGATTGGAGCCCTGATGGCAGTCGTTTAGCCGTGATTTTTCAAAGAGGGCTGAATGAAGCTATTGAGATTCGCTTCCTTGATGCGACGACTGGCCAACAACTTAGCTCTGTCGATGTCGCATCTTTTGGCAGCCTGGGCAGAGTCAGTTGGAGCCCGGATGGCTCACTCATAGCAGCAAATTATGCTGGAAGAACAGAAACCTATCTTTTTGTGTGGGATGGGAATACAGGCGAACTTTACCAGCAAATCTCAACAGATGGGAATATTCGAGATTTTGACTGGAATCCTTCGAGCACTCAGATTGCGACCTCAGTCGTCTCAACACAAAATCGGGATGATCGCACCTTACAATTGTGGGATGTTTCAACTGGAGCGTTAGCCAACGAATATCACTTGGACCTAATCGGAGATATTGATTGGCATCCGAGCGAAAATCTGATAGCAGCAGTTCGTAACGTGTCAGAAACTGGCGCCATTACAATTGATATGAGCACAGGTGAAATTGTTACAGAAAGTCAGGGACGTCTCTTCCCTTTGGATTGGAAGCCCGATGGATCTGGATTTGTGACAATAGACCGAAGTGTACCACTTTTCACCACTAGTGGTGGCATTACATTACCACAACATGCGATTACTCTAGGGTTTGGTACATACAACAATAGCAGCGGCGCATATCCTCAGGATATGTTACCCGGTGAACAAAATATTATAGTGAATCTTGCTGATATTGAACAATTAGAGGATACCTATCTTGTTGTTTATACAAATCCCCGTAACATCGTCGAAAGCATGTCGATTACCCTCAATGGCGAAACGTTCATCGCAAATGAAATGCCATATAGCATCCCCCTACCAGGCGTTGGGAGTTATACCATCTCCGCAACGCCTTATTTAGAGGACAACGCTCAGGGCGAAGCAGGTACACCCCTCACAATCACATTTGAGATCATTAACACAAGCCAATCTGCACCTACAGCCAACGCAGGTACAGATCAAACAACAACTGCTGAGCTTAGCGGATCAGCCTTAGTCACTCTTGATGGCAGTGATAGTAGCGATTCTGATGGAACTATCGTTGATTACGTCTGGACCGAAGATGAGGTAGACCTTGCCAACCGGTATCTACGACGCGCTCGCATTCCAGACCTCGGCCAATAA
- a CDS encoding PD40 domain-containing protein: MFQAQPFKKEKNVKIVLAIALGICLLTGSVIRSQGLPLGQDIDGARLDWHPNDTMLAITDNQTVKIIDSTNLQTINALPAAASYITDVGWSPDGTKLAISSDFNIEIWNQPWDSANAQLERTLQAPEGVYNIISLEWHPNGDMLLGVKPSTIHIWDVSSGQLVRTFSPNPAPLLSASWSHDGNKIALGDIKGRIIVEDITTTVTKMEQVYDQDAIFSLSWKNTDEYLAAGTASSIIQLIYLDNFGGAGTIYAGVEDIVAMDWNPTNNLLATGSPDGTVAIWDMNTLQMVLKIDTDYPIPSIKWNTNGDKLAYSNGNGHVSIMQLPTGEAGNDQVLSDSDNNSTELVTLDGSDSSDPDGTIVDYSWTEDDVEIAAGIAHKR, encoded by the coding sequence GTGTTTCAAGCACAACCGTTTAAGAAAGAAAAGAATGTGAAAATCGTTCTTGCCATTGCCTTAGGTATTTGTTTGTTGACAGGGTCGGTCATACGATCCCAAGGACTTCCATTAGGTCAGGATATTGATGGAGCTCGTTTGGATTGGCACCCAAATGATACGATGCTCGCTATCACTGATAACCAGACAGTTAAGATCATTGATTCTACAAACCTTCAAACCATCAATGCTCTTCCTGCTGCTGCTAGTTATATCACGGATGTTGGATGGAGTCCTGACGGAACGAAGCTTGCTATTTCTTCTGACTTCAATATTGAAATCTGGAATCAGCCGTGGGATTCCGCCAACGCACAGTTAGAACGCACGCTTCAAGCACCGGAAGGTGTCTATAATATCATATCTCTTGAATGGCATCCCAACGGAGATATGTTACTTGGGGTTAAGCCTTCAACTATACACATTTGGGACGTCAGTAGTGGTCAACTTGTGCGTACTTTCTCCCCTAATCCTGCGCCATTACTAAGTGCGTCATGGAGTCATGATGGGAATAAGATTGCCCTGGGTGATATTAAAGGCAGGATCATTGTAGAAGACATCACTACAACTGTGACAAAAATGGAACAGGTCTACGATCAAGATGCCATTTTTTCCCTATCGTGGAAGAATACAGATGAGTATCTAGCCGCTGGTACGGCTTCTAGTATTATCCAGTTGATATATTTGGACAACTTTGGAGGTGCAGGCACTATATATGCAGGCGTCGAAGATATCGTTGCGATGGATTGGAACCCAACAAACAACCTTTTAGCAACAGGCAGTCCCGATGGAACAGTCGCTATCTGGGATATGAATACCTTGCAGATGGTCCTGAAAATAGATACCGACTATCCCATTCCTTCTATTAAGTGGAATACGAACGGCGACAAGCTAGCGTACAGTAATGGCAATGGTCACGTAAGTATTATGCAACTTCCCACTGGTGAGGCAGGCAATGACCAAGTTCTCAGCGATAGCGACAATAATAGCACTGAACTAGTCACCCTCGACGGTTCTGACAGCAGTGACCCAGACGGAACAATTGTTGATTACAGCTGGACCGAAGATGACGTAGAGATTGCTGCAGGCATTGCCCACAAAAGGTAG
- a CDS encoding IS3 family transposase has product MQQTQTRERRTEAAHRRVDAEYASAKKVEIVRQSRLKSVCADALGINRKNIYRQLRQAAKDRILKEQIEAVHREHPAYGHRRIALHLGINHKRTQRVMAKFKLKPPRRRAKRYSTVSTSHHSYNNLLKDQTVTRPHQVWCSDLSRIVYRGTLWYIATIEDLFTRQIIAQRMGKRHDSHLVLATLQQALATGCQPQLFHSDQGNEFMAQRCTDYLEQRGIQVSVSDVASPWQNGCMESFFGRFKHELGDLDRFDSPGEMIEAIYHHIHYYNHHRIHTALKMPPATFAAKTFSDNGLHVWGT; this is encoded by the coding sequence ATACAACAAACTCAAACGCGAGAACGAAGAACTGAAGCGGCTCATCGGCGAGTTGACGCTGAATATGCATCAGCAAAAAAAGTCGAAATAGTTCGCCAAAGCAGGCTGAAATCAGTCTGTGCTGACGCACTGGGCATCAACCGCAAGAACATCTATCGGCAGCTCAGGCAAGCTGCCAAAGACCGCATTCTTAAAGAACAGATCGAGGCGGTGCATCGTGAGCATCCCGCTTACGGCCATCGCCGAATAGCACTGCATCTGGGTATCAATCACAAACGCACGCAGCGGGTGATGGCCAAATTCAAGCTGAAACCGCCCAGACGCCGAGCCAAACGCTATAGCACCGTCTCAACATCCCATCACAGCTATAACAATCTGCTGAAAGACCAGACTGTGACGCGTCCACATCAGGTGTGGTGCAGCGATCTGAGCCGCATCGTGTATCGCGGCACCCTCTGGTATATCGCCACCATCGAAGACCTCTTCACTCGCCAGATCATCGCTCAGCGCATGGGTAAACGGCATGACAGCCATCTGGTTTTAGCCACGCTGCAACAGGCCTTGGCGACCGGATGCCAGCCGCAACTCTTCCATTCAGATCAGGGCAATGAATTTATGGCTCAGCGTTGTACCGACTATCTGGAGCAGCGGGGGATTCAGGTTTCGGTCAGCGATGTCGCCTCACCCTGGCAGAACGGTTGCATGGAATCCTTCTTCGGACGCTTTAAGCACGAGCTGGGTGATCTCGACCGTTTTGATTCACCTGGCGAGATGATCGAGGCCATTTACCACCATATCCACTACTACAATCATCACCGAATTCACACGGCTCTCAAGATGCCACCGGCTACTTTTGCCGCCAAAACTTTCTCAGACAACGGTCTTCATGTTTGGGGTACTTGA
- a CDS encoding WD40 repeat domain-containing protein has protein sequence MILLTSLGILTSAQDWSLRGAEVRSLDYSPDGNYLAIGGGPFACVPPDEGIDISPFAIRIIDTQTGAILHALEAHHCAVSAISWSPDGSQLASTGDDGRIYIWNATTNQITATIYGSDQRPTAGIVWHPDGNMVAGFSPTAQGVYIWNTTTSEIVARLQHNNNQGLIETIAWRPDGTQIAAADQSGFLHIWDITNVLTTGNGVLLNSYPDLPAASFAWREDGLLAVGLLEILIVNPDTGNIVNQLSGHSNAIITLAWHPDGIRLASGGLDGMVRVWDTSTNTLITSFDYGPYVRAVTWSPDGNTLAYGGDAGEDVTIHQLPTAHAGPDQTITDTDGSSEEIVTLDGSSSSDSDGTVASYRWTEDDVEITTSVSPQVELAVGIHTIMLTVTDNDGLTDTDTVTITVFE, from the coding sequence GTGATACTACTAACCAGTTTGGGGATACTCACAAGCGCCCAAGATTGGTCTCTTCGCGGGGCAGAAGTTCGATCACTTGATTATAGTCCTGATGGCAACTATCTAGCTATCGGTGGTGGACCCTTTGCGTGTGTTCCACCAGATGAGGGCATAGATATCAGCCCATTTGCCATACGAATTATCGATACACAAACGGGAGCTATCCTCCACGCCCTTGAGGCCCATCATTGCGCTGTAAGTGCTATAAGTTGGAGTCCTGATGGCAGTCAGTTAGCCAGCACAGGCGATGATGGCAGAATCTATATATGGAATGCTACAACAAACCAAATCACAGCGACAATTTACGGAAGTGATCAACGACCGACAGCAGGCATTGTTTGGCATCCTGATGGTAATATGGTTGCTGGATTTAGTCCTACTGCTCAAGGCGTTTATATATGGAATACAACGACTAGCGAAATTGTAGCTAGATTGCAGCATAACAATAATCAGGGTTTGATTGAAACTATAGCATGGCGTCCTGATGGGACACAAATCGCAGCAGCAGATCAGAGCGGGTTTTTGCACATTTGGGATATAACAAATGTCCTGACCACTGGAAATGGTGTGCTGCTAAATAGCTATCCTGACTTACCAGCCGCCTCATTTGCATGGCGTGAAGATGGTCTTCTGGCCGTAGGTTTACTTGAAATCCTGATCGTTAACCCAGATACCGGAAATATCGTGAATCAACTCAGTGGACATAGTAATGCCATAATCACTTTAGCGTGGCATCCCGATGGGATACGGTTAGCTAGTGGTGGCTTGGATGGGATGGTACGCGTCTGGGACACCTCAACCAACACACTTATAACGTCTTTTGATTATGGTCCTTACGTAAGAGCTGTAACATGGAGCCCAGATGGCAACACCCTGGCATATGGAGGTGATGCAGGGGAAGATGTAACGATACACCAGTTGCCAACTGCTCATGCTGGCCCAGACCAGACGATAACAGACACAGATGGTAGCAGCGAGGAAATCGTTACTCTCGACGGTTCTAGTAGCAGCGATTCAGATGGGACAGTTGCAAGCTACAGGTGGACTGAAGATGATGTAGAGATTACCACAAGCGTTAGCCCACAAGTGGAGCTTGCTGTTGGCATTCATACCATCATGCTGACTGTAACAGACAATGATGGTTTGACAGACACCGACACAGTTACAATCACTGTTTTTGAATGA
- a CDS encoding PKD domain-containing protein, with protein sequence MIAINIPVTVVIPPVADAGNDQVIYGDSTSLETVLLDGSNSIDEDGIIVNYNWAENSIEIATGVSPQIALAVGIHTITLTVTDVDGLTNTDTITITVFE encoded by the coding sequence TTGATTGCTATCAATATCCCAGTCACAGTTGTCATTCCACCAGTTGCCGACGCAGGAAATGATCAAGTTATATACGGCGATTCAACTAGCTTGGAGACGGTCCTTCTAGATGGTTCTAATAGCATCGATGAAGATGGAATTATTGTTAATTATAATTGGGCTGAGAACAGCATCGAAATTGCCACAGGTGTTAGTCCACAAATAGCACTTGCCGTTGGAATACACACTATCACATTGACCGTAACAGATGTCGATGGTTTGACGAACACTGACACGATTACCATCACTGTTTTTGAATGA